ATGAAAGTAAGGGTTCCCCTGGTTGACCCCTCTTTTGCACTAAATGCACAAACTGAGTTTGCGGCTGATTTTGCTCATCTTTGTAACGTACCCGCACTGTCCCTCGGAAAAATACTTCCCTGGCTGGTGTACTCAGAAAACGTAACCCTGGTTTGACTAACTGATTCTCCTTGAGTGGGGTTTGTATGGATACACTCACAGTTTGAGGACTTTGAGTATTGTTGTATAGCGGTAACTTGAGATCATATTGAATCCCATAGTTGCCATGAGCGCGATATGCGGTGTCAGGATAGCGCACCAGCATAGTAGCACTTTGAATTTGACCAGTTCCTAATGTTCCCCCATGCACCGTACTCAAAGCGTAGGAAAACCCTTGACCAGGTTGGGGAATAGTTAGATATCTAGCTTTAGGATTATCTACTAATAAGGCTCTCCAGCGTGAACCGCCAGCCACTCCAGCAACACGCCCATAAATTCTTGGCTTGCCAGTTTCCTCTAGGGGAGTGGGGGCTTTATCTCTTGGCCCAGCCAAATCGCCATTATCTAGTAAATTCTGCCACTCTTCTAAGGTTGGCGATCGCTCACTGCCATCAGGATTTACGCGTGCAAACATCGCTAGGCTAGCTGCATAAACAGTTCCATTACTTTGCAGTCGAATCAATGTAGACCGACCATTGAGAGGTGGTGTCAATCCCTGCACAGGAATTGGTAAATTTAGTAACATCCGACTCTGTTTTGCTGGAATCTCAATTTGGGCAGGGAAAATCTCTTGTCGCTGTCCTCTAAGCACATCAGACATAACGCGATCGCCCGGGCCCGCAAAAATTGTCCCTAAAGGATTTTGGCTAAAAGATGGTAACTGAATAAATGGTGCATCCGGTTGACTCAAATAACTCGCTGCTTGCCAAATATTTACCTTCACTGCTTCTGAACCAGGGTTGTGCAAAATTATCCCTAAATAGAGCGATGTCTCCGACGGGCTAGGCCTACGCAAATTATCTGACGGTTCGGCTTTAGCAACATGATGGACAAAAATATCAAATCGTCCTCGAAAGGGAAAATTCAAATGCGCTGTTGGCACTTTTTTGCCATTTGGTGGAAAAGTAGAGAGTAAAATTCCTTCTTTCAACACCAATTCTGGACTATTACTGTTAAAAGTTGGCACTGTATCTAATTGACCTGGTAAAGGACGTACTTCTTGTGGTTGTATGACTTCTTCAGGTGGTGTCACAGGAGTTGATTGAGCTATTGGAAAAATTAGTAACAATGGCAACATATACTTAGATATTTCTTTCACCATACAGACATTAACAACCTGATGAAAGTGCCAGTTTGTTAATAATTAATACGAAATCTAGAAGAATACCCATCAAGTTTTCTTGATTTAGAACCGGAGCGCGAACAAAAATACGAGGAGTCGTGAGTTTATTTTAGGCTAAGTAGTCCAACACTGAATAGTAAAGACAAATTTACCGCAGTGTTGGCTAATCTAAATTGCAGTTACTCCCGCCACGAATTTTTCTAAATCAACTTCTGTCTGTAAAACAATTTTTTCACAGCTAGCAACTGCTTCCACACTTAATTGTAAGGATTGCAGCCCTAGCTGTGACAGATGATGTATTCAGGTTGAATTGCATTGATTTTTTCCATTACCTGAGTACCGGCCAGTTTCATCTCTACGGGTAACAGGCGTAAAAAACTTAAGTCATCTGGTATCAGATCGAGTTTGGTAACTTCAAGTAATAAATCATCTGAAGAATTCGACTGTTGATATTTTAGGCAAATGTCAAAATAAGTTAATAGAATTCTTTTCTTCATAACAAATATTATTTAGAATAGAAAAACCCTCCATTAATAAATTTACAAGGAGCAGGTAAATGCCAGTAATTGCGGTCGTAGACTACGAGATGGGAAATTTGCACTCAGTCTGTAAAGGCTTGGAAAAAGCTGGGGCAACTCCTAATGTTACTTATTCTCCAAAGGAATTAGAGCAAGCAGATGCAATAGTCTTACCAGGAGTGGGAGCATTTGATCCAGCAGTGCAACACCTGCGAGCGCGTGGTTTGGAACAACCTATTAAAGAAGCGATCGCATCTGGTAAACCTTTTTTGGGAATTTGTTTAGGACTGCAAATTCTCTTTGAATCAAGCGCAGAAGGTACCCAACCAGGACTAGGAATTATCAAAGGAAAAGTGCGCCGGTTTCGTCCAGAACCCGACATTACTATTCCTCACATGGGTTGGAATCAACTGGAAATGACTCAGGCAAAAAGTATTTTGTGGGAGCATTTACCGTCCGATCCTTGGGTATATTTTGTCCATTCTTACTATGTTGACCCAATAGACCCCCTAATCCGTGCAGCAACCGTCACCCACGGTACTCAAACCGTCACAGCTGCGATCGCTCGCGAAAACCTGATGGCAGTTCAATTTCACCCCGAA
This Nostoc sp. KVJ3 DNA region includes the following protein-coding sequences:
- a CDS encoding DUF3370 domain-containing protein, which translates into the protein MLPLLLIFPIAQSTPVTPPEEVIQPQEVRPLPGQLDTVPTFNSNSPELVLKEGILLSTFPPNGKKVPTAHLNFPFRGRFDIFVHHVAKAEPSDNLRRPSPSETSLYLGIILHNPGSEAVKVNIWQAASYLSQPDAPFIQLPSFSQNPLGTIFAGPGDRVMSDVLRGQRQEIFPAQIEIPAKQSRMLLNLPIPVQGLTPPLNGRSTLIRLQSNGTVYAASLAMFARVNPDGSERSPTLEEWQNLLDNGDLAGPRDKAPTPLEETGKPRIYGRVAGVAGGSRWRALLVDNPKARYLTIPQPGQGFSYALSTVHGGTLGTGQIQSATMLVRYPDTAYRAHGNYGIQYDLKLPLYNNTQSPQTVSVSIQTPLKENQLVKPGLRFLSTPAREVFFRGTVRVRYKDEQNQPQTQFVHLVQKRGQPGEPLLSLNMKPGDRSLVEVDFLYPPDATPPQVLTVSTQAQSR
- the hisH gene encoding imidazole glycerol phosphate synthase subunit HisH — protein: MPVIAVVDYEMGNLHSVCKGLEKAGATPNVTYSPKELEQADAIVLPGVGAFDPAVQHLRARGLEQPIKEAIASGKPFLGICLGLQILFESSAEGTQPGLGIIKGKVRRFRPEPDITIPHMGWNQLEMTQAKSILWEHLPSDPWVYFVHSYYVDPIDPLIRAATVTHGTQTVTAAIARENLMAVQFHPEKSSNIGLQILSNFVAQVREKIPA